The following are from one region of the Entelurus aequoreus isolate RoL-2023_Sb linkage group LG17, RoL_Eaeq_v1.1, whole genome shotgun sequence genome:
- the LOC133631911 gene encoding natterin-3-like isoform X2, which yields MKAWSLLLCCFLMGGAWAGLQDIVQKSSERRKVSLLNPELEGRQPVQSAGAAASGPATPADLEQRDDLPSSFIFGDNVNLEWRPWNGSLPNGAVAIYNGYSERTDYVCQYKCESGFYNAALGPYCRYPYGDREYYAPEFQILTNRDNFEFLEWKEGSYGSVPQHSVRTCLGAGIYVGKNKYGLGKVVPQFEAFFLPWEGEEYWYKKYQVLTINRDAYQQHISDVDYDLDQVAIFQYPPETMRISGITNNECQAVQKTVTISKTTETETTWSIGRATMLGVAGSITAKIPLIGSGGLELSGEKTLQFSRGTTAVEALSHSVSVELRVAPNHSCRVRMEGRRVKADIPYTARLSRTYRNGDTQWTSISGTYDGVQIGEVRAVVDRCEPVANAKPCP from the exons ATGAAGGCGTGGTCTCTCCTGTTGTGTTGCTTCCTGATGGGCGGGGCCTGGGCGGGTCTGCAGGACATTGTCCAGAAAAGTTCTGAGCGCCGGAAAG TCTCCCTCCTGAACCCCGAGCTGGAGGGTCGCCAGCCCGTCCAGAGCGCCGGCGCCGCCGCTTCGGGTCCCGCCACCCCGGCCGACCTGGAGCAGCGGGACGACCTGCCTTCCTCCTTCATTTTCGGCGACAACGTCAACCTGGAGTGGCGCCCGTGGAACGGCTCGCTGCCCAACGGCGCCGTGGCGATCTACAACGGCTACAGCGAGCGCACCGACTACGTGTGCCAGTACAAGTGCGAGTCCGGCTTCTACAACGCCGCCCTGGGACCCTACTGCCGCTACCCCTACGGAGACCGCGAGTACTATGCCCCCGAGTTCCAGATTCTGACCAACAGAGACAACTTTGAGTTCTTGGAGTGGAAAGAGGGTTCTTACGGGTCCGTGCCCCAACACTCGGTCAGAACCTGCCTGGGGGCGGGCATCTACGTGGGCAAGAACAAGTACGGCCTGGGCAAGGTGGTCCCCCAGTTCGAGGCCTTCTTCCTGCCGTGGGAGGGCGAGGAGTACTGGTACAAGAAGTACCAGGTCTTGACCATCAACCGGGACGCCTACCAGCAGCACATCTCTGACGTGGACTACGACCTGGACCAGGTGGCCATCTTCCAGTACCCACCCGAGACCATGCGCATCTCCGGGATCACCAACAACGAGTGTCAGGCGGTGCAGAAGACCGTCACCATCTCCAAGACCACGGAGACGGAGACCACCTGGAGCATCGGCCGGGCCACCATGCTGGGCGTCGCCGGCAGCATCACCGCCAAAATCCCGCTCATCGGCTCCGGCGGCTTGGAGCTGAGCGGCGAGAAGACGCTGCAGTTCTCGCGAGGGACCACGGCGGTGGAGGCGCTCAGCCACTCCGTGTCCGTGGAGCTCCGCGTGGCCCCCAACCACTCCTGCAGGGTGCGCATGGAGGGCCGCAGGGTCAAGGCCGACATCCCGTACACGGCGCGCCTCAGCCGCACGTACCGCAACGGAGACACCCAGTGGACGTCCATCTCAGGAACGTACGACGGCGTCCAGATTGGAGAGGTGCGCGCTGTGGTGGACCGCTGTGAGCCCGTCGCCAACGCCAAGCCGTGCCCGTGA